The Luteimonas galliterrae genomic interval ACCCAAGAGCGAGCAACAGTTGCTGGAAGAGTTCAACGCCGCACTCGACGCAGCCAACGACAACAACGATCTCTCCCAATTGGACAGCGTCGACAACTTCCGGCAAACGCTAACGCCGGAACTGCAACGCGAGTACGACGCCCAGCTGCAGGCATTGCGCAACGATCCGCGGATCCAGTTCGAGTACGAACCGGGCGTGCAGCCCAATCCGAACCGCGCGCTCGAGGACATGACGCTGCGCGGCATGGTCGCGGCGACGTTCGGCAACCCCGAGATCATGAACAGGACGATCGACGAAGCCGTGCGCAACAACGACGACTACAACGGCGGAAGCGAAGGCGATGGCCATCTGGTGTTCCGCTTCTACGACGGGCCCGCCAAGACGGACGACGGCAGCGAAGCGGCCGGATGGGCCATGTACGGGGCCGGCCACATCCGCATGGACGCCGGCTACACGGTGCGGGCGCTCAGCAAGGGCGACAGCGTGCCGCAACACGAGTTTTCGCATTTCATGCAGGGCTACAACAAGCCCGAGGACGGGGATAGCCTGTTCCCGGGCGACTTCCCGTACGAACGCGAAATGCTGTCGGCGCTGGCATCCACCGACTTCGTCGAACGCGGCGGCGAAACCTGGCCGGATCTGCAAAACCGCTTTCGCCAGTATCCCGAGCGCCTGGCGCAGGAGCATCCGGACATCTACCGGATGATGGCCGAGTACGCCGGCTACGACCCGCTGGCGCAAACCAGCAGCGCGCCGGTCCGCCTCGACGGCACCGGCGATATCAAATCGGCCTCGGCGACGCTGGAGCAGTACTTCCGCCAGATCAGCGGCGGCGACGAGTTCATCACCACGGACGAGTTGCGGCTGATGCTCGACAACCCGAACTTCGATCTGCCGTCGGACGTGCGCGCGGCGGCGGCCTATATGTTGAGCAGCCCCGCTTCGCGCGCCGTCGCCGACACCGCATCCAACGGCGAAGGCGAAGTCGACGGGCGCATCAGCCTGGAGGACCTGCGCGCCGTCGGCAGTCTGGCGGACTCGCGCGACTACGCCTATTACCTGCTCGATACGGCATCGGGCAACGGCAGCCGCGATCGCTACATCAGCCTGGACGATTTCAAGTCGGCGCTCGACGATCCGGGCATTCCCCACGGGATCCGTGCCCAGATCGAAGACATCCTGAGCGACAACGGGCAAGTCTTCCTGCCGCCGATATTCGGCGGCGGCGGCATCCGTTACGGATGAGGAGTGCTGAAGGCCGGCGCGACGCCGGCCTTCATATATCGAACCGGGGCACGTCCGCCGAGACCTGGTCCAGCCTGATGCGGTTGGCGAACAGCGAAAACGCCAGCATGCCGGCCAGGCCGTTCGCGCGCGACACCCATTGCGGCAGCCAGCGCGGCGGATGGATCACGCCGGCGTCGAACAGCGGCTCGAAACGCTGCACGTCGGCCAGCGTCATCTTGCCGGCGAACAGCAGCCGGCACAGCCGCAGCTTGCGCTGGCGCAGCGCCCAGCGGAAGAAGGTGTGCACGCCGATCAGTCCGCGCAAGTAGACCGCGTCCTTGGTGAACGCCGCGCCGCCGGTCGGCGGCACGCCGCGGAACACGCGCTGGGCGGAAGCGAAACTCTCCACCTCATTCTGGCCGGCGTCGAGGAAATAGCGGAACACCTCGATGAAATCGGCCCCGTCCAACGCCATCGCCACCGCTTCGATGCGCAGGCTGACCCGCTTCATGCGCTCGATGTCGATGCTGCCGGTGATCTGTTCGGCGAACGTCGCCAAGCCTTCCTGCGTCGCCGTGGTGCGCGGCGAGGACAGCGCCAGGCTCGGGAAATGCGGCTGCCCGCGGCCGTTGAGCGCGGTCAGCGAATGCACGAAGGCTTCGTGCTGCAGCAGCTGGTGGCGGTCGTAGTCGCTGAACGAGGCGCCGGCGCGCAGACGGATGCGGGTGGCGCCGGCGGCGGCCTTGGCGATCAGGTCCGGGTCCATCACCACTTCGATCACGCGCGCGTCGAAGAAGTCGTCGAGGTCGGATTGCAATTGCAGCTTCAACGCCGTGGCGGAGATCGCGACCTGCTCGGATGGCGCCAGCAATTCGCGGTCCAATTCGCTGGCGATGGCGATGAAGTGCCGCGCCGCCTCGCGGGTGGTGGGCCCGTCGCCCGGCAGCCGTTCTTCCGGGCCGCCGTACAAGGCCATCGAATGCACCGTGACCGCCGGCGTGCCCAGCGCTTCGAGCAATTGCGCGGCGGTGGACCAGCTTTGCGCCGATTCGATCAGGTAGCGGCCGAGCGGATGCGCGGCGTCGGCCTCTTCTATTATCGCGGCGAGTTCGCGCCGGGCATTCGAGAAATCCAGTTTCGGATATTCGATCTTGGGCATGGCCGGCTGCCCGCGCGCGAACGATTCCAGGAACGGCGGCTGCAGCGCCGCCGGCCAGCTGACCAGTTGCAACAATCTCAACTCGCGCACCGCGGCGACCATGCGCGCGTCGAGCGCGGCGTGATGGGCGATGTCGGGCGCGATGTCGGTCATGCGTTCCTTAGATGGGAGCGGGGCTTTGTGGGAGCGGCTTGAGCCGCGAGCTCTTGTCCGGTCGACGACGATTCGAAGAAAAGCTCGCGGCTGAAGCCGCTCCCACAGAAGCCGCTCCTACAAAAACTTTTTCAGTGCTTGCCATACTTCTCGTCCAGGCGCTTGTTGAGCGCCTTGCCCGCGACGCGCTCCCCCGCTTTCTGCGCCAGCCGCGTGGCCAGTTTGTCGGCGGCGCCGGCGACCTCGTCGCGCAGCTTCAAATAATGCGCGTAGCGGTCCGGATCCAATTTGCCCGCCTCGAGCGCGGCGCGCACCGCGCAACCCGGCTCGCGTTCGTGCCGGCAGTCGCGGAACTTGCATTGTTCGGCCAGGGTTTCGATATCGGCGAAACCGCCGTCGGCGAGGTCCTCTTCGCCGGTGGGCTTGAGTTCGCGCATGCCAGGCGTGTCGATCAGGCAGGCGCCCGACGGCAGTGCGATCAGCGCGCGGTGCGTGGTGGTGTGGCGCCCGCGCGAGTCGGAAACGCGCACGTCGCTGGTGCGCATCCGCTCGCTGCCGAGCAAGGTATTGGTGAGCGTGGACTTGCCTGCGCCGGAGGAACCGACCAGCACCACGGTGCGGCCCGGCTGCAGCCAGGGATCGAGCACGGCCACGCTGTCGCGATCCTTGGCGTTGACCGCGCGCACGGCCACGTCCTGCGCGGCCAGATCGATCAGCGCGGCCATCGCGGTGTCCACCGCGCCCGCATCCTCGACGATGGCCTTGTCGGCCTTGGTCAGCACGATCACCGGCTCGCTGCCGCCGCTGCGCACCAGCAGCAGATAGCGCTCGATCCGGCGCGGATTGAAATCGGCGTCCAGGCCGCACACCACGAACACCGTATCGATGTTGGCGGCGATCACCTGCTGCTTGTAATGCTCGCCCGCGGCGCCGCGCTTGATCGCGCTGCGCCTGGGCAACAAGGCGACGATGACCCCGCCGGCGACCAGCACCCAGTCGCCGACCGCGGCGCGGTCCTGCGCCGGGAAGCGGGGCCGCTGCCAATCCGGCGGCGATTCGACCCGGGCGCCTTCGTCCGGACCTTCGGCGACCACATAGCCGGAACGGTGCTGCTCGATGATCCGCGCCGGCCGCGCCTGCGGATGCGCCGCCATCGCCTCGCGCCAGGCGGGCTCGTCCGGCAGGCCATCGTAGGGCCAGCCGATCGCGCGCAACGGCGTC includes:
- a CDS encoding flavohemoglobin expression-modulating QEGLA motif protein, which gives rise to MTDIAPDIAHHAALDARMVAAVRELRLLQLVSWPAALQPPFLESFARGQPAMPKIEYPKLDFSNARRELAAIIEEADAAHPLGRYLIESAQSWSTAAQLLEALGTPAVTVHSMALYGGPEERLPGDGPTTREAARHFIAIASELDRELLAPSEQVAISATALKLQLQSDLDDFFDARVIEVVMDPDLIAKAAAGATRIRLRAGASFSDYDRHQLLQHEAFVHSLTALNGRGQPHFPSLALSSPRTTATQEGLATFAEQITGSIDIERMKRVSLRIEAVAMALDGADFIEVFRYFLDAGQNEVESFASAQRVFRGVPPTGGAAFTKDAVYLRGLIGVHTFFRWALRQRKLRLCRLLFAGKMTLADVQRFEPLFDAGVIHPPRWLPQWVSRANGLAGMLAFSLFANRIRLDQVSADVPRFDI
- the rsgA gene encoding ribosome small subunit-dependent GTPase A, which translates into the protein MTPLRAIGWPYDGLPDEPAWREAMAAHPQARPARIIEQHRSGYVVAEGPDEGARVESPPDWQRPRFPAQDRAAVGDWVLVAGGVIVALLPRRSAIKRGAAGEHYKQQVIAANIDTVFVVCGLDADFNPRRIERYLLLVRSGGSEPVIVLTKADKAIVEDAGAVDTAMAALIDLAAQDVAVRAVNAKDRDSVAVLDPWLQPGRTVVLVGSSGAGKSTLTNTLLGSERMRTSDVRVSDSRGRHTTTHRALIALPSGACLIDTPGMRELKPTGEEDLADGGFADIETLAEQCKFRDCRHEREPGCAVRAALEAGKLDPDRYAHYLKLRDEVAGAADKLATRLAQKAGERVAGKALNKRLDEKYGKH